TTTGAACAGCTGCACGTTGCCCACGAATGTCGCACGACGCAACACCATTTTATTTTAAGTGGCATACCAGTTCCTCTGTTGTTTTTCACTAGACAGAGTCCAGCAGATCGATTTTCACATGCTCACGGAGCAACCAGTGCATGGAACGGTGGATCTGGAGTTCGGGAGTGCAGAAGCAGAGCAATTTCTGATTCTATTCTACTTATTCTATTACCCGACCAACcatcgcaagggattagtggcagAGGAATCTTTCTTTTCTTTGTATATGAAGCTGACGTTCACTGGCCTGATGTCCAGGAGAAACATTCCGAAGAGAAAATAGGAGAAGAGAAGCCATGGGAGGAAGAGGTGGCGATCCCCAAACTGGGCCGCtgctggagaagctcccggagtccTCTTGCAGTTCATCCGAGGAGCATCCGGTCAAAAGAACTGGTAAGCCCTCCTGTCTCCTCACCTCATCCATCAGGCTGTGTTCGGTTGATAGGGATTTAGAAAGGGTTTGACAGGGATTGAGGGGGATTGTATCCCATGCAAGTCAAATTCTCCCAAATCCCCTCAATCCCCTTGGGACAGGGAGTAACCGAACAAAGCCTCAGGAGGTTACACATATCTTGATTTCACCAACTCGTTAGAACTTAGAACCCCTCATCTCTGAAACTTCTGGTTGATGATCTTCGTTGTGTTCATGATACCAGTCAGTCAGGCCGTAGAGAGCATTCATGTCAGCCACATACCCAGATCTTGTTCAAGTTTCAGAGATGAACTAGCTCGCTCGCTAGAGATTGGCCAAACTGCCAGCAGACGGATCACCTCACCACCACCCAATAGGATTGTTGTAATATCGCATTCACTTGACAGCGTCATTGCCGCTCTGCAACGGCGTAGTGTCCTCGGGGCTGTGgccccccaacattgaaccaatttgtGAAGAAAAATATATGTGAGGACTTAGACGAGAGGACAACAACGACCGACGCGAGACGAACAACCACAATTCCCCGACAACCAATTGCTTGCTCGTGTGCCCCTGATTACCACCTCCGGAAATTTTGATTAATTCGTTGAGTTTTGAATGTACAGGCACGGTATGGACGGCGTCCGCGCACATCATCACGGCGGTGGTCGGCTCCGGCGTGCTGTCGCTGGCGTGGAGCGTGGCGCAGCTCGGCTGGGTTGGGGGGCCGGCGGCCATAGTGTTCTTCGCCGGGGTCACCGTGGTGCAGTCCTCCCTGCTCGCCGAATGCTACGTTTCTCGAGGAGATCCGGAGCGAGGCGGCGTCATCAGGAACAAGTCTTACATGGACGCCGTGAGGTTTTACCTAGGTGATGTGATAATAACCATAACTAGCCACTCCCTCAGTCCGAGTTTATCACTCCCATCGTATTTTATGTCAAACTTTGACAGTAGTTCAACTAAAAAAGTATAAACATAAGTTTTATATACTAAAACAATACCATTCCAAGCTTCCTTTAAATACAAATCCAATGatataaattttgtgatgtgtaaCTTTGAAACACGAATTCAAAGTATGACCCCAAATACAATGAGGACTTTTCCTGAGAAACAGCATATTGGTCCCAGCAGTGAGTTGTGATTACTGGGCATCAATTGTCTATAAACATTGTTAGTTTCCAGGGCAAAATTAAAGTCGCTAGCTTTGTGGACACGATTGTGCATGCGTGGATAGCGACTGAGTTTTGAGTGGAGCCTTTTGGCGTTCGGCCTCTATCTCTATGGAgccttttatttttgaaaaaaaatcaaaattcaaacttttcaGTTTCAAAGAAATATGCAAGTATACAAGGATGAACTGtatatgtgtgtaaaatttcagaatgaCATAACTTGAGATGCGATCTGTGTAAGAAAAACAAATTCGTGGACTTTTGAAATGgatagtaacatgtgttaaaaaaccACATATTTGTTTTTTTACAAAACCCTCGTTTCAACGTATTCCATCCTAAAAATTTACATCCACGTGTGTTAAGCCTTCATGTATATTTGTATTTTTTTGActtttttgaaatgtaaaaaaatatgaattttgatgAATTTGGATCTTTCAAAAATCGACAttcatggaggccgagctccaaccGGCATTTTCGCTGAGTTTTGATATGCATGATATTACATCGGCgcaggtgagaagaggcagatgtTGAGCGGATTTTTCCTTAGCATTAGCCTGTTTGGGAGCGGCGTTGTGTATACTCTCACCACAGCCACTAGTATGAGGTAAGTCTTGCGCGGCAACCATGAGTTTAATGGTTGTAATGTAGCACCATGCCATGGGTAGAAATAATGATGCCAAACCATGACATGCTCAATCGAGGGCTTAGTGATGGCCTTTTTTCATGCGTATAGAGGTCATCCACTAGTGGCTGTGTAATATAATCAACAATATAGTGGGTGGATGAGTGCTTAACCACAGAAAGTTCTAATGCAAAGTCGTTTTCATAAGATAAATTATGTATGCACTTTAATCTAGACCTACGCACTATACCTCTCATTGTCATTACTTGTTTCAGTACGGAAAAAATGTGGTTCTTTTCCATTGGCACATTGTGTGGCATACTTGGTGTTCCAATCAACTTTCAAAATGTTCGGGTATTTCAGACCAAAATCAATCGTCACGCCGGTTCCCAACAACTTTTTGACCCGATGCAAATTAAAATAATTAGTTTGCACTAAATTTATATTTGTAGAACTTATTTTTCTATTACATAGTTCACATAATTAACCACACAATAATTAAAAGTGTATTGTCTAATAGTGATTTTCAGTATATTATTAGAAAAGTGTATTCATAGAAACTATAGAGTATAGTTTTAAGTTGGATTCAACAATTAGTTGTACTTGGCACTTGGTATTGAAATATCATCACTTATGGCAACCACCATATACATAAAAATGGCACTATTTGTACAATTGCTACATACAATTTGATATTAAATTCCTCCTTCGAAATGCGCTTAATTTTATCTAGTGTATTCAACAAATCATGCCAGTCTACCGCAACCCAACACACTACCCACCAAATCGGATTAGTTTGTTCTTAGGTGGTACATGCTATTAGTTATTGGTGTCCCCCCAACAAGCACGCTACCAAAATGGGCTACATACCCTTTCGACATCTTTCACTCAACGCTGGGGCAATGATGATATCTTTTGGGTGGTGAAGGTAAAGCCTTCATTGTTAGAAAAAATAATCACAACGCGGGTTATCCTGCGCTTGGAAGTAGAACTAGGAAAAAAAATACATTTGTTACAAAAAGTAAATACAAATTCTATTTCAATCTTTATTAAAAATGATAAACAATATGAGAAAATAATGTGAGTTTGTTGCTAAAGGGAAAACCGTtcgagctattcctgaatggtttCCTTCAAAAGGATTTCCACTTGTTCAATGGATGTCTTGCTAGAAGATATGATGTGCTCTTGCCTTTGGTAATTCCATGCTTCATTTTCACTCAATGATTCATTTGAATTTCCCGACCAAAACTTGTTAGCCTTTATGTATTTGCATATTTAATAATGTTCGGGTGTAATGGATAATAATTTAGTGTTTACTAGTATAATTTAGTATTTGGTCTCTCCTCCTTCTCGGGCCTAGGTTGGCCATTTTATCTGTCTGGACTATGGGTTGTATGTGTCAATGTTGGTATggctttaaaatttcaaacatttgAAAAGTGCAAATAGGGCTCCACATTTCTTTTGGAATGTTTTAGCTGAATTATCTCACCCAGATAATGCATGGCAAGAGATATCAAGGATAAGGGAGACAttctaaaaaaaatctaaaataacATGTCAATGTTAATACCGAGGTGACTGTTTTCCTTTTGCTCACGATCGATTATTTTGACAAAAAAAAAACTTCTCCTCCACCTAATTTTTTCTAGTCAGGGAATCTAGAGTGAAAGGCGGGTTAGGGGGAATGATGCGGATGCTCAcgagaagattaagacttaggaCAAGGGAGATAAGATGATGTTAGAGAGATTGCTTGATCTAGAAACCATGTCCAAGAAATTTTTGACCATTggccaaataaaaaaaaactgaCAACATGGTGCTCTTTATTAACTCATAATGTTGAATAAAGAGACAAATCATAATGAGAATATTTATCTAGCCTCTGCATGATTAGGATGCATACAACCAAACTCCAACTCACCCACACGATATTAATAAAAATAGCGGCAACAACAAAGTCATACTAGCCTGTAACTATTCTTATGCGAGGCGGGTGGATGACCTTGAGATTTGTCTGAATATAAGTATGTCGTCAACATACAAACACAATATAACTCCCTCACCCCCACATGTCAATACTACAGACACTTGCCAACTTCATTTCAAACAAACCCCGTAGATGTCAAAGTTTGCTTGTTTCAAGCCATAGAAAGGTTTCAAGATGTTACTATTCATGAACATCTACTACAAAACCATcaggttgttccatgtaaattttctcctccaactctccatttaggaaagttgTATTAACGTCCCTTTGATGAATTAGAAGATTGTGTTAGGCAGACAATGAGAGCAGTGCTTGAATGGTGATCAATCTAGCCACAAATACATATGCATCAAAGAATTCTTCACCATCTTTTTTGGTATAACTCTTGGCTCCAAGCCGTGCCtagtacttttcaattgtaccatcaggcctaagccTTTTATTAGACACCCACTTCCATCCTACATGTTTGGATCCATATGGACGACCAGTGACCTCCCATGTCCCGCTAGCCATGATATAATCCATCTAGCCATGTACAACTTGTTTCCTATAGTCAGCATGATGAGATGCATaaacttctgaaatagaagtgggagtaTCATTCACTAGATACACACTGAAGTCTTCACCAAATGGCTTTGTTGTCCTTTGTCTCTTTGCCCCTTCTAGGAGCTTCATTGTCATCCTTGGGAATCTTAGTGTGTTTCTGCTCCGAATGTTTCAGTGGAACAAAACGTTCATGAGCTGTTTCTGACTTCTGACTAGATGAGCTAGGCATATATTTCATAGGAAAAATATCCTCAAGGGAAGTCACATCATTCTACTCCATGATTGTAGCAAGATTCATATCAGATAACTCAGTTTTCACCACTAAAAATATACagccaatgctatgaaaagcatagcCCAGAAAAATATAATCAACAttttttggtccaagcttacgcttcttaggAACTGACACATCGATTTTCGCCAAACAACCTCAAGTTCGCAAGTAAGAGAGTTTAAGCCATTTCTTTTCCCAGTCCTCAAATGTTGTAATCTCTTTATCATTTGTGGAACTCTTTCTAGGACATCACTTACAGTGATCAAAACCATCAAAGGTCTTGATGTGTCTAACATCCACATCCAACCATCAAAGGCCAGTTTCTAAGTTTTCATCCCGAAAAAAAAAATCTGAGCATATCCGAGCAATATCTTCAACAAAGTAATGACACATAAACATCATTACTGCAAGGTGTAATCAAACCTATGATTTTCACCATCAAGCTCAAGACCGAGTATCCAAGAAGCACCACCACATTTAAGTCAATCATGTATTATCACCGCCACTTTTCTACCACTCGATCGCTCTCGGACTGCACGTCGGTCATTTGAAATTCTTTTAGAATCAATGGATTTGGCCCAAGCCATTGGGTTTCGATCCATTGGCTGCGCCTGCTTTTTTCCTTCTCCAGCCGCTcaacccttcttcctccttcatcaCAAAAACCCTCTCCCAACACCATCGTGACCACCACCTCTCATGCGGCATTAACAAAGTTGTGTCATCCCCGCCTATGATGAGGACCTCACGAGCCCTCGTCAGTGAGACAGCGGCCGATCACGGCGTCCCTGACTCGAGCTCTGTCGGCTATCCAATAGGAGGGACAGTGAGAATAAAATGGCCCTACCCACATGAGGCAACCCTTCCCCGCCTCCACCAGGGGGCGCAGCCAGCTGCATCGTTGCTGGCCTCGAGCTGCTTtcctccatgctcaaatcgactgACACTTCGTTACGGGGAGCTTTTATTTGTTTGGATCGTTAGTCTGGTCATGTGTTTTGTTGCTTTGTATCTTAGTCTTTCTCATTGTGTTTGTGAGGCTGTCATGCTACTTTCTATGTTAGTCTTGGCGGTACGAGGTTTTGTCTTGTAATAGGTGGTTCGAGGTCGAGCACCTATATCAGGCTTCCTCGTAGCTGCCCTAACTCGCTCTCTCTTTTTCCCTAGTTCTCTTTGATTGTTGGTTTTTAGTAGTTAAAGTGGTTGTACCGCTATAACTGGATAATGTTATCTTTTCGTTGAGCGATAAATGAAACAGAAGGTTATAGTGTAGCTCAAGTTTCATGGTActataaaatcaaaacaaatagtgAAAATAGAAAAAACTGAAATTTTGTGACATTGTGTATGATCAAATGTGTAATGTTCTTGAAAAATTAACTAAAAAAAAAAGTTCTGGTAAACAGTGCACACAAGTTTGAGCACCAATTTTGTTATTTTCTGTTTGAGCTTTTAGAATGTTATTTCGACACAAAATTTTGAAAGCACCTACAACATTTGATCATAATCAATCTCACAAAGTTCCAGAATTTTTGGATTTTTTATTAATatttttgattttactgtttatAGAGGTATCATGGAGCTCGAGCTATGAAAAAACACTGTGAATGAAAGGGATGCCCTGCCCGGTTGGAAAAAAAAAATCGACTGACACAAACAAAATTTTCAGTTGCTGAAATACCGCTCTCTTATTGTCTAACTAATTGTAACAATCTCTGATTTATCAGGGCGATTCACGAAGCGAACCACTACGGCCGGGAAGGCCACGGCGCACCGTTCTCTAGCGCTGCTGCCAGGGGCTCAGACGTTTACTACATGCTCCTGTTCGGCCTCGCGCAGGCAGTGCTGTCGCAGATACCGGACTTCCACAATATGGCGTGGCTCTCCGTCTTCGCCGCCGTCAtgtccttcttctattctttcgTCGGCTTCGGCCTCGGCGCCGCCAAAGTGATCGGTACGTGCGTAACAGTAACAGATAGGACGACGCACTCGCACCCATGATCGCCATGTGACAATTCCTTTCTTCAGAGAACGGAGTGATCAAGGGGGGAATCGGAGGCATTCCCCTGGCATCCCCGATGCAGAAGGTGTGGCGCGTCGCACAGTCCCTCGGGGACATCACCTTCGCCTACCCTTACACCTTGGTGCTGCTGGAAATAGAGGTAGGCCACCAATATGCATAAAATGCCAGTGCACTTGCACGCCGTCAGTGTAAGGGAAATGGACCGAGCTGACACGGTATGATCAAGCAGGACACGCTGAGGTCGCCGCCAGCAGAGAGCAAGACGATGAAGGCGGCATCGAGGGCAAGCATCGCGATCACCACCTTCTTCTA
This genomic stretch from Hordeum vulgare subsp. vulgare chromosome 6H, MorexV3_pseudomolecules_assembly, whole genome shotgun sequence harbors:
- the LOC123401057 gene encoding probable amino acid permease 7 isoform X1; the encoded protein is MGGRGGDPQTGPLLEKLPESSCSSSEEHPVKRTGTVWTASAHIITAVVGSGVLSLAWSVAQLGWVGGPAAIVFFAGVTVVQSSLLAECYVSRGDPERGGVIRNKSYMDAVRFYLGEKRQMLSGFFLSISLFGSGVVYTLTTATSMRAIHEANHYGREGHGAPFSSAAARGSDVYYMLLFGLAQAVLSQIPDFHNMAWLSVFAAVMSFFYSFVGFGLGAAKVIENGVIKGGIGGIPLASPMQKVWRVAQSLGDITFAYPYTLVLLEIEDTLRSPPAESKTMKAASRASIAITTFFYLGCGCFGYAAFGDGTPGNLLTGFGEPYWLIDLANLCVVLHLLGGYQLYSQPAFALVERRFGAEASWVVKVELPLLGWRCHVNVFRLCFRTAYVAAVTAVAMWYPYFNQVVGLIGAFTFWPLDIHFPVEMYLAQAKVVPWTTRWLAIQAFSATCLLVAAFASVGSAVGVFGPDRS
- the LOC123401057 gene encoding probable amino acid permease 7 isoform X2, with protein sequence MDGVRAHHHGGGRLRRAVAGVERGAARLGWGAGGHSVLRRGHRGAVLPARRMLRFSRRSGARRRHQEQVLHGRREVLPRAIHEANHYGREGHGAPFSSAAARGSDVYYMLLFGLAQAVLSQIPDFHNMAWLSVFAAVMSFFYSFVGFGLGAAKVIENGVIKGGIGGIPLASPMQKVWRVAQSLGDITFAYPYTLVLLEIEDTLRSPPAESKTMKAASRASIAITTFFYLGCGCFGYAAFGDGTPGNLLTGFGEPYWLIDLANLCVVLHLLGGYQLYSQPAFALVERRFGAEASWVVKVELPLLGWRCHVNVFRLCFRTAYVAAVTAVAMWYPYFNQVVGLIGAFTFWPLDIHFPVEMYLAQAKVVPWTTRWLAIQAFSATCLLVAAFASVGSAVGVFGPDRS